AGTTGGAATTTTTAATGGCTAATTCaagaatttttccttttaattcagcTCTCCTAACATTTGTATGGGGCTGGtagtataaaatcataaaaataaatgtcaaaactAAGTTACAAAAGGAGTATGTTAATTTACTGAGATTCTATGCTAATGCTTGGCTCTTGACATTGGGATGTCCCATTTCAAAGCAGATCTAGTATTAATTTTTTGACTGTCTTCCCAAATTTGAAATCCAAATACCTTTTATCTATTTACAATGTAAATAAACAAAATCatgtttttctaaatatttaagaTAATAAATAGTAAACTGTAAATTTCTGGATACTGTAAATGATCAGCATTGAACATTCCAGAATTGAAAATGTAAAAGCTATTTACTGATAAAATCATTGAGATTTTTGTTTTGAAcagattaattttttcattaaatactgcagtactgtatagtacagtatactatactgtatatacactaattTACATGTAATAACATAAGAGAGTATGAGATATACTGTAGTCTAGAAgtacttgtaaaatattttttctccaAATATATGCTGGCcctttttaaaacaagaaaatatgacgTTAAATCACCTTTACACCTTTCTTAAAGTCCATACACTCGAAGCTTATTATTGTAGTTTAAatacatactgaaaaaaaaaacattaactgtaTATCTCAAAAAACAGACTAAACCTGGTCCTCcatcattaaaaataaatcttgatTTGTTCCCTGTAACCTATTCAaacttaaaaaatatatgaatatttcggATTCTTTGTTGAATTCAAGCATACCTTTAAATCCATATGAataaaaaatgacatactatataaACTTGCCTATATAGTATACTGCATATGTTTTAGGTTACATGCAATTTAAGGACTGTGTCTAAGGATGACTGATTGCTATTCTCACCTGCATCTTTACATTTATGGCTCCTCTCTGCACCTTGACTTTCGTCCAGTTGTTTTATGCAGACTTTATCACTGTTAGGGATGCAAATACGATCAGGAGTGTCATCTGGGTGAATTACTGGAGGAGGAAGAGCAACATCTGAATCAAGAAGACATTTTGGGGGTACAATCACTCCATTGACAAGGCCTGTGAGTGGTGGCAGTGAACTAGTATCCTCTTCAGACTGAATTAGCACCAGCTCCAAATAGGTTACTCCTGAACCTAATCGTGACAATGATAACCTACTCAATTCAGTTGAGTGAGCAAAGAGTTCTTTTCCTTTGACTTCGTTTTCCAGTGACAGTATGTTCATATCAAGTCTGGGATCAAATTCAGTGTCATCTTCTCGAAGAGTAAGGTTCCAAAATGGTTCAGTTGCTCCAGAGGGTGGAGGCCCACCTACCATAACATCATAATGAGTGACACAAGCCGAATCTACAGCAATCCAAACAATTGCAGCCATTGGAATCTGAGGAGACGAAAGTAACACAGGCTGGGGAGACCTAAGGGCTTCTGTTACTGCAACCTGGTTTAACATGCCTTTCAAAACGTGCCCACTATCGCCAGACGTTGCAACTACTTCAATTTTTCCCCTCAGTAGTGCATCTAGATCACGATATGTTGGTCTTGAATATGTTCCATTAGCCCAGTTTCCAGAAAAACTTGAAGTTATGTCTTCAACCACTCTGTGTCCTTTTCTATGTTGTGTTTCTAATTTCAAACTCTCTACTGTCATTCctttgataaatatttcatattcaaaatCTCCTTCATTAGAAAGTGTGACAAGAGCCCACCCAGCACCATAGGGTGGAGAGTATGCAGTATATGCTGAAACTGCATCTTCAAGATTCTCAGGTTCAGGAAGACTTAAAACAGTCGAAAAAACATTGCAGGTCACACGGGAAGTTACTAAGCCTTCGAGTGCCAACTCTGGTGCTGCTTGACTCCAAACTTTCATAGATACATGACCACGAGTCAATAGTCGAAGACTGCTATTTCCCAGTGTCGTCATGTATTCAACCCGATTCAGGTCCTacaaagaaataattaattttgatgAAAGGTTTTCACACATTAGTGTTCTTATAGTAAAttgcaacaaaaaataagaaaactcaCTAATTACCAATATTGACTGAATTCAATATGCAACAATCCAATCTTTGCAAGGCACCACTTAGCACAAAAATGCTTTATCCCTCAATTTTATTATGTGTTACTACTACTAAAGCActattgctgttataattatttttttttccaatacaccACAGTATTCAAACTTCAGGAAAGGTCAAATTCCATACAACTCTGGtaaaattattcaattaatttcCAAGGGATGAATTAGAAGATATTCAACAAGAATAAATGGATGAATGAAAATTAACAATTTTCTCGTCTCGATGGATGTCTTATTTGGGGGAGGGTAACTATatccttttaatgttttttataacaTTGCTATTTCgacattgtaaagaataaataatagatatttcaaaataaCAACTTATCCATCCATCCTAAGATCTGTTATTTTGGTCATGTAACTCTAGTAATTTTATTTGGAGAATCATAAATGCCATCGTTCCATAACGATCGACTTTCATTCAACATACATTGCATATTCGATTGCAGTTGATCATTCTagaattaacatatttttttaataagtaaaGCATACAGTAATACATGTTTCACACTAAAAAATGCTAGTGGGTTGCATTTAACGTTTGACATAGAATGGTTCTCACATTTACTCTAAAGCTTGTGCATCTAAGTTAACTGaagtctggtattttttttttttaacaaacatctATAAACATTACATGCTAATGCGCATAAAATGCTAGAGGGATGATTATAAACCTGTATTCTCTCCTCTTAAAGAATGTATTTCTAACGGAGAAAAATATCACTTACAGAAGCTATTTTACTGAGAACAATTGTGTCGACAACTGGTGACAGCGCTCTTGCGGGTGTCAGTTGGACAGCCAGGGTGGTATTGTGGCTCTCACTTGGACCAAAAACTCCATTGAAAACAAGGCTCACATGCAAAGAGTCCGTCTTCCGGTCAACAGAAATTATTGCAGTGCCACCACCACTCAGAGTTTGATTTGCTGTTGGGGACGGAATGAGCAGGGACGAAAAGACCTCCGTGTCAACACCCGTGTAGCGGGCCACGAGTCCGCTGATGACGTCTTCTCCAGAATCTTCAGCTGGGGATAGGGCCACCCACATCTTTTCTTCTCGGAGAAGAGACCTATTTGTGGGGAACCATTGAAAGAATGATTGTCATGCAAAAGAACTGAAacaaaacatgaaaacaaaataaaagggaTACATTATCTTTAATATTTAAGCAGTTAACACAAATGATTAAGCCATCGCGTATACAGATAACCATATTCAAAATTCTGCTATGCAGTGCCTTACTTGTATTCTTTTGGCACCCTGGTCCAAGTGCCACATAACCTGTTGTTTGTGGCTTCATATGGTGTCGGCTGAGCTTCCAGAATTTCTAGAATATCGCCCGTGTCACTCATGAACTGGATGGATTCGGGGGCCGGTGCGCCTTCTTCCAAGAGGAAGGAGAAGTGCAAGGTGCCCCTTCTAAGTGAAAGACGCCCAGTGGCTACCCTGGGAGTAGTCATTGGGGTCAGGGAGGTTCGCCCATTCAGCAATACAGCGAAATCTGAAACGAAATCAAATTCACCGAATGTCACTTTTGCCGGGAGAGTACACGGTTCAAGAGCTTAGGGAATCAACATAAATTGAAATAATATGATGATAAAAATGTTACGGAAGAAAAATGAATTGTGTATGATACCAACTGCCCCACTTTTGGACCCGAAAGACGAGGCCCTTTGCAACAATaggagtaggaagagatgatgatgatgatgatgatgatgataccaacaTCTGATTAAATGAAGGAATATATAAAGGAACACGCTTTGTCAAATAAgcactgctcttttttttttttttttttttttttttttggagacctTTATGGGTCATAATGGAAACTAGACACTAGGAAATGCAAGGCTAAATGCCACATATCATTCATGATTAAACTTTGGGAATGGCAATTCAATTCACGAATAAGTTTTGTCCTTGGGTAAACGTTAACGCGATAGACAATTAAAAGACAATAAAACACTTCATGAGAAATAGCAAGAACACAGATAGTTTTGCTTTCAACAAGTACTGCATCTTCTTTCTCAAgcgtcattttgagagagagagagagagagagagagagagagagagagagagagagagagagagagagagagagagagagagagagagagatgtacttgaAATGAAGAGGGGGTCGGAGAGGAGTCGCGGTGAGATTGAGTACCAACATGAACTCCCATCGGAGTACAAGTATTTGGACTCTGTTGAATCTCATTAAAGACAAAGAGGCGAAAGGTACAGTTCATGATGGGAATGGAAACTGACGAGGAAGGTAAAGTAAATTCCGCGATGTTTTTAAATCCTTGGTTGGGAAGATCATAACTGAAGTGACCAGGGAACACTGatagacatcttttttttttctcaccataGCGGACTTGGTACACTAATTAGAATTATACAAAACAAGACGAATTTTATATGTGGTATACATTCTTCAGACGTTACTTGTATCATCGGAGAcaaatacttatataaatgttCCAACTTTCATATCCTTAATATCTAGGATTTAAGTGGCTGCAACAAATACGgcaagaaagaatgaagaaacGGCATATAAAAGGGTGTTTGTAACCCGGCAATGAAACAGGGAGAGATCTGTGAAAGGGAAGTAACAGAACTGAGGGACTGTGGTGGACACAGTCAGGAGATAGGAGAATGAGGGATGGTATCTGTGAAACAGTGGCAGGAAGTTGGGCAGGTGGGAGGGCAAGGCAGGGCAGGGCAGGCAGGAGAGGAGGGGAAGGGTCAGGTGAAAGGAGGGCATTGCAGGCCACAGTGGCGCCAAGTTGGCCAGGGGGTGCGGCATCCAAGGTGACCAAACGCTCACTCTGCGCTCGTGACATCTACATCATCACCATGGAcattaaatactactactactactactagcagtagtagtaatactacGGCAATAATGGTATTACTAGATTACCATCCCTTTAATTTAAAGATTATCTTACTCATACAAGTAAACTTCTTTTGTATGCTACAGCTACGGTTGaatcatcaatataaatatctGTCTTTTATACTAAAAGAACTTTCCAAAAAATATTACCTCTGCCTGTGACATCCTCCGGAGGTTcatcctctgaaaaagaaaaagaaaatttgattattttttttttaatccggggAGAACAATACATTGTGAATTAACGAAGTTTGATAATGCCAAAACGATTAATAACATTTTTAATCAATAacatttcttaaaaaataaatatccTGCAGTAAGGAAAAACAGTCTTTCCCGTGAAAGATTTTCAAGGTCTAAGACTGAGATAAATATTGTGTCTGTGAAAAGAAATAGGTGAAATGGAGGGACCTCCTTTACACTCCCTTTGTTTAATTTTGAGCTATGTTTGCTGTCACcccaaaaaaggaagaagaagaataagaagactcTTTCACTGTTCTTTGTTTCCAATTCTTTTCTTGAGTCGATCCAGCCGGGTTTGTTTCAGTCCCGCTTCTTATTTCTCTACAAGAGAAAGGCGGAGTGTCGTGTCCATACGACAAGTGATAGGAAAGCGGAATCGACATTAATATAGAGAAATCACTGACCCACGAAACGGAATAAGCCATCTTTGCTAACTTTATATCAGATATGAGAATTTAAGCAGAAATTCTAGGGAGCGCAGAAGGTGACAAAGAATGCCTGAACTCATAATTGGATGGTATAAATCGTAAACTATATCCTGAGAGTACATTCACTATGATTATTTCCACCGGTAAAGGCTATAGAACAAAGTAagactgcatacatacatacatacatatatacatacacacacatatatatgcataatatatatatatatatatatatatatatatatatatatatatatatatatatatatatatatatatatatattaatatatatctgtgtgtgtaaatatacactatatattacaacacagttttgttatatatatatatatatatatatatatatatatatatatatatatgtgtgtgtatatatatatatatatatatatatatatatatataaatataaatatatatatatatatatatatatatatatatatatatatatatatatatatatatatatatatatatatatatatatatatatatatatatacacacacacacacacacgacattaCAACACAGATTTTCCTAAGAAGGGTATGACTTCAAAGAATAATTACATATCACTGCAACATTCATACATATCAACTTCTCAACCTTAGGCAAGttgtttgcataaaaaaaaaatccataaaatttaTCGCTTCATGAAAAGGCACAAAAAAGCTCCTTAGCAGAGCTAACATCCCCTACCGTCCCTACATATACTCCAATTCTATGTTGCGCATTCCAGATTATTTCCAGAATACAAGGACTTTCATTTTTAGT
This genomic stretch from Palaemon carinicauda isolate YSFRI2023 chromosome 21, ASM3689809v2, whole genome shotgun sequence harbors:
- the sog gene encoding dorsal-ventral patterning protein Sog isoform X2 translates to MTQLLANMRLVVICVVLLHLSGAREEDLDDLSIQKKRRVVAKVRCKNVKNECPKLECTNAVILPGACCKTCVMSTPAVLLPKDEPPEDVTGRDFAVLLNGRTSLTPMTTPRVATGRLSLRRGTLHFSFLLEEGAPAPESIQFMSDTGDILEILEAQPTPYEATNNRLCGTWTRVPKEYKSLLREEKMWVALSPAEDSGEDVISGLVARYTGVDTEVFSSLLIPSPTANQTLSGGGTAIISVDRKTDSLHVSLVFNGVFGPSESHNTTLAVQLTPARALSPVVDTIVLSKIASDLNRVEYMTTLGNSSLRLLTRGHVSMKVWSQAAPELALEGLVTSRVTCNVFSTVLSLPEPENLEDAVSAYTAYSPPYGAGWALVTLSNEGDFEYEIFIKGMTVESLKLETQHRKGHRVVEDITSSFSGNWANGTYSRPTYRDLDALLRGKIEVVATSGDSGHVLKGMLNQVAVTEALRSPQPVLLSSPQIPMAAIVWIAVDSACVTHYDVMVGGPPPSGATEPFWNLTLREDDTEFDPRLDMNILSLENEVKGKELFAHSTELSRLSLSRLGSGVTYLELVLIQSEEDTSSLPPLTGLVNGVIVPPKCLLDSDVALPPPVIHPDDTPDRICIPNSDKVCIKQLDESQGAERSHKCKDADNRVFEDGSSWQSPANTCQMCMCTKGKIKCQDVMCLKLQCEGAVTPPGQCCPVCPSDHDIVRPDKMCIFDDVRYSVGAEWYPFLVPKGFDKCVTCRCQTSSRGEPSVTCARLSCPLLICDESMFEQKPGACCSTCKPPAPKPTVITGDSDVINNPPLSEDEYRANILDTGGCIYKENHLARNGEEWHPSVASFGIYQCITCKCKDGNVTCNPKQCPVLTCQKMVQVENECCPRCQDSVDPSQFFPPSRKASSRGTKNKKKANQRSRYQRRNSG
- the sog gene encoding dorsal-ventral patterning protein Sog isoform X1, producing MTQLLANMRLVVICVVLLHLSGAREEDLDDLSIQKKRRVVAKVRCKNVKNECPKLECTNAVILPGACCKTCVMSTPAVLLPKDEPPEDVTGRDFAVLLNGRTSLTPMTTPRVATGRLSLRRGTLHFSFLLEEGAPAPESIQFMSDTGDILEILEAQPTPYEATNNRLCGTWTRVPKEYKSLLREEKMWVALSPAEDSGEDVISGLVARYTGVDTEVFSSLLIPSPTANQTLSGGGTAIISVDRKTDSLHVSLVFNGVFGPSESHNTTLAVQLTPARALSPVVDTIVLSKIASDLNRVEYMTTLGNSSLRLLTRGHVSMKVWSQAAPELALEGLVTSRVTCNVFSTVLSLPEPENLEDAVSAYTAYSPPYGAGWALVTLSNEGDFEYEIFIKGMTVESLKLETQHRKGHRVVEDITSSFSGNWANGTYSRPTYRDLDALLRGKIEVVATSGDSGHVLKGMLNQVAVTEALRSPQPVLLSSPQIPMAAIVWIAVDSACVTHYDVMVGGPPPSGATEPFWNLTLREDDTEFDPRLDMNILSLENEVKGKELFAHSTELSRLSLSRLGSGVTYLELVLIQSEEDTSSLPPLTGLVNGVIVPPKCLLDSDVALPPPVIHPDDTPDRICIPNSDKVCIKQLDESQGAERSHKCKDADNRVFEDGSSWQSPANTCQMCMCTKGKIKCQDVMCLKLQCEGAVTPPGQCCPVCPSDHDIVRPDKMCIFDDVRYSVGAEWYPFLVPKGFDKCVTCRCQTSSRGEPSVTCARLSCPLLICDESMFEQKPGACCSTCKPPAPKPTVITGDSDVINNPPLSEDEYRANILDTGGCIYKENSSTFQHLARNGEEWHPSVASFGIYQCITCKCKDGNVTCNPKQCPVLTCQKMVQVENECCPRCQDSVDPSQFFPPSRKASSRGTKNKKKANQRSRYQRRNSG